The DNA sequence tataaattaaaatttaagagtCAAAATTGTAAACCCATTAAACTTAAAAGGTTGAAAATgcaattttaaaaactaaaagtattaaattgtaataaaattatCGAGTAGGTCCACTTTATTGGTATTCCCACTTTATCAACCATTTTGCTCCAGATTGTGTGCTGCCAGCTCCGTCTTTGCTGTCTTAATTAAAGTTTCATTTGGCTGGAATAGGGTATATATCCCTGTCTtttcgataattttttttaggagTTAATTTTTGATTAAACACATCTTTTAAAGATAAACTATAATTATACTCAAAAATCAGTACtaagaactttaaaaaaaaaaaaaagtaaaagttttaCAAAATGAAATCAACTAGATAGTGCTTCTTTGTAGTAAGTCTTTTAAATTGTACTGTATGTAAAGGTTGATGATGGATCTATTACTGCATTTTACAAAGATTAGCagcaaaccaaaaaataaaaataaaaaggaaaaagaaaaagtggccTTGCTTCTGCAATTTGTTTCAGGTTTATCATTATAGATATATAAGCCGTCATTGTATCAAATACAAggtctgccaaaaaaaaaaaaaaaagctgcaatatattaaaattctgaAGCCTCAAATtgttaccccaaaaaaaaaaaaaaaaaaaggtgtaaaCTACATCATGACAAATAAAGTTTCAGATCAGAAACTACTTTgagatcaaaaatttaaaaaaaatgcataaaaaatttaaaagggtTTGCATCTTAGAAATTCTTCTGTAAAGAAAGGCTTGAATTAGGCCTAGAACCACccaaattagaaaagaaaaaaaaagatcgtCTTGAAGATTTCTTTGATATTGTAGCCTTGGGATTATATGATAATGATCTATTTCCATCTAAACCTCCTCCATAGCTTTTGCatggttttattttctttcgcATAGGTGTTGCTCTCTTTGCTAGATCTTCTAAGCTTTGAACACTTGCTAAAGATGTGTATGACTGAGATTTCCCTTGATAAAACCTGGATAAACCTCTCCtgcaaatatcattaaaaaaaaaaataaggaaaaagaaaaaaaaagaagaaattcaccaatttttatgaaaatcaattaaaatgtcACATttctgaaagaaaaaaaaaaagggggggggggggggggggaaatttCTGTTTGGTTAGAAGGAAAATAAGCATTTACCTCAAAGGGAGATGAACCATGAGCTCAGATAGTTCATAGAGAGGTCCATTTGTGAGTAccgaagaagatgaagaagaagaagatgcatCTTCTACCAAGtctgatgaagaagatgatgtaATGGAGTTGCCTGAATTCTCTGTGGAGGTTTCAATTGATGTTGATATGCAAATATCCTCAAAGCTTTCCATGTTATTTTCCCAGCTGCTATCATCATTTTGAGCTTTTTGAGCATTTTTTGCTTTGAGATTCTGATCTCCAAAAATTTGCTTTGCTTCTTCACCCATTAAATCTTTCAGAttcaacaacaaagaaaaatatgattttagaaGAGGAAGACGATGATTTTTGAGAAATGGAAGAGACTTGGTACAATATGATTTTAGACAAGCCCTTTGTAgggaagcatatatatacatatgttacaTGCTTTgtagaatattatattttaatataatactgTTAGAAAAAGCTTTTGGTCATAtactactttattattaatgagGATTTTGGATAACATTGACTATTTTAttggtaaaatattaaatattaattttatttttatttatttatgaaaagttTATCCCAAAATTTGTCATTGTCATCTTCTCCTTATATGGTCTAAATTTATTAGCTTTTCGTGTTCCGCATACTAGTAGAAAAAAAGAGGATAAGGTCTAAATTTGAAAGACATCCAAATCTGAGTCAcctttatatcttttattttattttatttggaggTGAAACTAAGGTCACTATCTTTAGCAACTTTGCCTCTTAAAGCCATGACAGATTTTGCATATTTTCTTGTTTCGAGgccattattaaattaaattaaattaaattaataaataaataaaagggttCCAAAAGCATCCACAGTAAAAAGTTGTGTCCTAGACCTAGAGGAATCTCTTTTAGATTTATTAGAAATCTTTCTGATAAGTTTATAGATAATAATCATTTTGGAAGGATATATCTGggtttattttcaaatttcaaaactcactttttatttttatgtttttctttgtcCACTTTATTTGACATTTTGGTGGATATAGTTTGTATATATGTTCTTCGTTTCTTTGACCCAGAAAAGTCCCATGTAGAAAAAGCTTGTTAGACTTAGAGGCTTAGAGCTAACATATTAATCtcaaaatttgtttgaaaaattagttaaatattttttttctttttttttttatttttttatttttccatctttGGTTGAACATGACCTAATAGATAACTTCTGCTTAATCatcatttttttgggtaagcattttaatttttcctttaattgGCGTCCATTGTCAAGTCTCAATCTCATAGAATATGGTATTCAAAACCCGCACCACACACCTTTTAATGATGGTCACTCATCTTTCATGAATCACAATCTTCTTTCTCTCCTCAGCTTAAGCCAAATATCCAAAATACTACTAtatctgtaaaatttcaaatttcaaaaaaaaaaaaatatatatatatatatattatatgtccTTGGAAAGCACAACAAATTCATATATTAGTCGCCATCACTCAATGAGCAAACAGTGTTATATCCCCACAAGGGCCACTAATTCTACATATTTAACGCCATAATTATGATTGGtaaacagggaaaaaaaataatttacagcTATATCTCAGATTTGCTTTGTTGACATAATGAGGtgtcaataaatttaaaaagctGTTACATTAACACTcaattatacatatttaatgACAAAATTATGATATGTTTATAGCtagatttccttttttttttttttttttaaaccccaACCCAAGTCTTGAATTAAGTATACAATCTATTAAGGATTACAAACCTAATCCCCTAAAGGCCCAAACTAGGCCAAAACTaagttatattataataatataagaagggtttaataatatatataagttaaaatttttataaaattaaaataaaaaaataaaaaattaaatgtaggAGATTTAAGTTGGTAAGAAAGTGAATGAAGATAAGAAGGTTGACTAAGGAACAGGTCATGATAGGAGGGaaggtttttttgtattttgatggGCACTCGAACTACCACCACATGCTTTTGCAGGTAGGCCTTGCCTTCGAAGAcgtatttgataattattataattgtaatctTATCCACGTCCTTCCCCGTTGGACCTCTCCATTTGAACCTTTTTAAGCTCTTACAATCAATGAGCctctccattttatttttttattttttttatttatttttttattatataaatataatatattatttatttacataatgCCCACATATTCGTATGCCCCACATCTCCTATTTACACATTCAAATGTGCCATattcattatttaaataataaaaagtttgattgTATGAAATGGAACAATTCTATTCTATCACAGAAGAATTTAAATAATTGctgtttaccaaaaaaaagtgAGAATTTGAATAATTGCCCCATATTTATCATCTTGTCATGGAAATGTGTAACTCGTCACCTTTGCTTCATCTCCCTGCCAATATGTCATTGAATATTTGGTATTTTGTGGGACACACACGATTTTGCAAAGATTTCTTGAGGTTTGactcatttttaaatttgtttaccCTGTTTGGATGATAGAAAAAttagtgaaaatttaatttattttgatatttattttaagataaagaattgtgaatccaaaaattaaatttttacttataccaaaaaaaaaaaatatatatatatatatatatagttaagttatttttaggtgttattttaagattttcaattgttttaaattttttataaaaaatataattttatttttaatttattatataatattaaatttaattacatataaattttaatttttttttattttttactgaatataacatgaaaaaattaattctcaataAACTAGTTTCTAAGAAATTAAATTcaagaatcaattttttttcaaaccttAACACTTATCTTATCAAATGAGACCTTAATAACTTTTTGGATATGAAATGATACTTAATATAgcattcataaataataataataataataaaataattaagaaaaaaacctACTATGgctaacaaaataataacatgtataagaataatgataaaaataccaaataaatctTCTAGAACGTGTAACATCTTGTTTGGGCTATTGGGTTTATGTTCTTAATTTCCTGGCATGGATATTAGCAGGAATTGGTTGAAATTTTAGCATGGGCTCATGAACGAACACCTTTGgctaatttgattttcttttttctagcaCTTAACTTTTTTGtggattcaattgttcaaaaaagaatttgcagaaaagagaaatatttttacttttttttttttagtcgaATTCGTAAAATAGGATTAAAATGTGTAAAAAAACTGATATTTATTAAACATGCACGGATATAGATAGAATTATCTATTTGtgctctccctttttttttttttttattgtattgttGCAGATAGAAAAAACATGTCATGCTCTACCAAtgttatatatcaatatttaattaaaatatttttaattatatttatctctttaaatatttatttatttataattaggtcatattaatatatataattttttttttcatccgaGAATATAAGTTGAGAATTTCTTCTAGACAACTTGTATCGTTAAAAGATAGGCGTTTAAATGTGTATAAAAATTATGTGTCTATCCTTTGGATAGGCAATGTGCCAAAtgaattttggacaaaatatgaaggaaaaactatatttttatttttatattaggaAACTTGCATCATTGTTCGGGAAATAATGATTTTGATCATTATATCCTGTAGAGAcaaagttatattaatatattaatcaataaaatatcaacACATGATATTTAGTatacattttaatagatttatttgGTACATTTAGTATTACtcaatatataaaactaatgaATTTGTTAAACAATTGTTGTGTCGTTTGGTATTCaacaaataagaaaattgattggtataattttatcaaattgaaaatgttttaattaaagaaCAAATATCAGTTAAATAATACTATAAGTACCATATAAGTACCAAAATATGTAGTAAATGACATATGtcaatatattattagttgatatatttatataatttaaatatcttaTTTGAACCTTAAAATGGACAATTGAATCTAAAAATACACCAATAAACTACTATCATATTATTCGTTatattatttagtaaaaaaatttgttaaacaaTTCAGTTACTCGCATTATTAATATCATTCTCATGTGTTAAGTAAATGTTATGataacttttttactttttatctaaaatgttaaaataagtTTATATGCATAATTTGCCCACCATTGCACATGGTGCAAATTCCTAGATTCAATtctaattattgaaaattattattaacataGTTTTTCGA is a window from the Ziziphus jujuba cultivar Dongzao chromosome 11, ASM3175591v1 genome containing:
- the LOC107432813 gene encoding protein OXIDATIVE STRESS 3, with product MGEEAKQIFGDQNLKAKNAQKAQNDDSSWENNMESFEDICISTSIETSTENSGNSITSSSSSDLVEDASSSSSSSSVLTNGPLYELSELMVHLPLRRGLSRFYQGKSQSYTSLASVQSLEDLAKRATPMRKKIKPCKSYGGGLDGNRSLSYNPKATISKKSSRRSFFFFSNLGGSRPNSSLSLQKNF